The Urocitellus parryii isolate mUroPar1 chromosome 6, mUroPar1.hap1, whole genome shotgun sequence genome includes a window with the following:
- the Actl10 gene encoding actin-like protein 10, producing the protein MASTALLALCSSGALSGLAVEAGAGVCHATPIYGGHSWHKATFRQDVAGSTLSRYLRDLLVTACPNIGVQALPRKTITQLKKRCCYVSLDFEGDLRNPARHHPASFCLGKGCYLRITSERFCCPEPIFQPCLLGQSEPGLAALAFQALQKMPPTLRTGLANTVVLAGGSTLFPGFIQRLDLELEGQCRRHGYPALRPHLVANPGRGSAVWTGGSMVASLGSFQCNWMTRAMYQECGSRLVHEVFN; encoded by the coding sequence ATGGCCAGCACCGCGCTGCTGGCGCTCTGCTCCTCCGGCGCGCTCAGCGGGCTGGCCGTAGAGGCGGGCGCCGGCGTGTGCCACGCCACGCCCATCTACGGAGGTCACTCGTGGCACAAGGCCACTTTCCGGCAGGATGTAGCAGGCAGCACCTTGTCGCGCTACTTGCGAGACCTGCTGGTGACAGCGTGTCCCAACATCGGGGTGCAGGCCTTGCCCCGCAAGACCATCACACAGCTTAAGAAGCGCTGCTGCTATGTGTCGCTGGATTTCGAGGGTGATCTCCGTAACCCTGCCCGCCACCATCCTGCCAGTTTCTGCTTGGGCAAGGGGTGCTATCTGCGCATCACCAGCGAGCGTTTCTGTTGCCCCGAACCCATCTTCCAGCCGTGTCTGCTTGGCCAGTCTGAGCCAGGACTGGCTGCACTGGCCTTCCAGGCACTGCAGAAAATGCCCCCAACACTGCGAACAGGGCTAGCCAACACTGTGGTGCTCGCCGGCGGTTCCACGCTTTTCCCTGGCTTCATTCAGCGCCTGGACCTGGAGCTGGAGGGTCAGTGCCGGCGGCACGGCTATCCCGCCCTACGGCCCCACCTGGTGGCCAACCCTGGGCGTGGCTCAGCTGTGTGGACAGGAGGCTCCATGGTGGCCTCCTTGGGCTCCTTCCAGTGTAATTGGATGACTCGCGCCATGTACCAGGAATGTGGCTCCAGGCTGGTGCACGAAGTCTTCAACTGA